One window from the genome of Nitrosospira multiformis encodes:
- a CDS encoding SURF1 family protein, whose protein sequence is MTISGWRFTPRLWSTVAAAVVIVIMLQLGNWQLSRAREKESRQEQLDSRSQQPAVALPAAPVKLEDLQYRRIEASGVYLPEYTIYIDNKIYQGVAGYHIITPLRVGTSSMHVLVNRGWAAADPDRSKLPQVSTPDGSVRVSGVATTATQKTLELSSELVSGQVWANLDLERYRTATGLTLQPVMILQQDDVKDGLVRQWVRPDSGAGKNLGYAFQWFAMALAVSIIYLVLSVKREHSESGKNK, encoded by the coding sequence ATGACTATTTCAGGCTGGCGATTTACGCCGCGATTATGGTCAACAGTGGCTGCAGCAGTCGTTATAGTAATCATGCTGCAACTTGGTAACTGGCAGCTTTCCCGGGCTCGGGAAAAGGAATCGAGGCAGGAACAGCTGGATTCGCGCTCACAGCAGCCGGCAGTAGCGTTACCTGCGGCCCCTGTCAAGCTAGAGGATTTGCAATACCGGCGTATCGAAGCGAGTGGCGTGTATTTACCGGAATATACGATATACATCGATAACAAGATATATCAAGGGGTTGCGGGATACCATATCATCACGCCGCTAAGAGTCGGCACAAGTTCCATGCATGTTCTGGTAAATCGTGGTTGGGCGGCTGCAGACCCTGACAGGAGCAAGTTGCCCCAGGTATCTACCCCCGATGGTTCGGTCAGGGTGTCAGGAGTAGCAACAACAGCAACACAGAAAACGCTGGAGCTTTCTAGTGAACTGGTATCTGGCCAGGTATGGGCAAATCTCGATTTGGAGCGCTATCGCACAGCTACCGGATTGACGTTACAGCCTGTAATGATATTGCAACAGGATGATGTGAAAGATGGCTTGGTGCGGCAGTGGGTTCGGCCGGACTCGGGTGCCGGCAAAAACCTCGGTTATGCCTTTCAATGGTTCGCAATGGCGCTCGCCGTATCGATTATTTATTTGGTGTTAAGTGTTAAACGAGAGCATTCCGAAAGCGGCAAGAACAAATAG
- a CDS encoding twin transmembrane helix small protein, with the protein MKIVVVLFLFFILASLASALYYLVKDKGQGTRTVRSLTLRIGFSMFLFALLMLGTYIGFIPI; encoded by the coding sequence TTGAAAATCGTCGTTGTACTATTTCTATTCTTCATACTCGCTAGCTTGGCGTCCGCTTTGTATTACCTGGTCAAAGACAAGGGGCAGGGTACGCGCACGGTCAGGTCCCTGACCCTTCGCATTGGTTTTTCAATGTTCCTCTTCGCCCTGCTGATGCTGGGAACCTATATAGGCTTCATACCAATTTAA
- a CDS encoding cytochrome c oxidase subunit 3 has translation MSQEAGHGHYYVPAPSTYPMTGSIALLFMGFGAAFSVNRLPIGYGLLAIGFAILFYMCFVWFRTVARESEGGKYSSQVGASFRWGMSWFIFSEVMFFAAFFGALFYMRIFSIPWLSDLEHKILWPDFTGIWPTAGPGISEKFMPMGPWGLPAINTLILLTSGVTVTWAHWALKLNKRGQLKMGLFLTFALGFLFVGLQAYEYGHAYSDLNLKLTTGAYGATFYMLTGFHGFHVTLGSIMLLVIWFRVMAGHFTPENHFGFEGVAWYWHFVDVVWLGLFIFVYWLI, from the coding sequence ATGAGCCAAGAAGCAGGTCACGGTCATTACTACGTTCCGGCCCCATCGACTTACCCGATGACCGGGTCGATAGCGCTGTTATTCATGGGTTTTGGTGCGGCTTTTTCAGTCAATAGACTTCCGATTGGTTATGGGCTACTGGCAATTGGCTTTGCCATCCTCTTTTATATGTGTTTTGTCTGGTTCCGCACGGTGGCGCGAGAGAGCGAAGGCGGCAAGTACAGCTCGCAGGTGGGTGCCTCTTTTCGCTGGGGGATGAGCTGGTTCATTTTCTCTGAAGTGATGTTCTTTGCTGCTTTCTTCGGGGCGCTGTTCTACATGCGGATCTTTTCGATTCCCTGGCTTTCTGATTTGGAGCACAAGATTCTGTGGCCGGATTTCACGGGCATTTGGCCTACGGCGGGTCCCGGGATCAGCGAGAAGTTCATGCCCATGGGACCGTGGGGGCTTCCGGCCATCAATACCCTGATACTGTTGACATCGGGCGTGACGGTGACCTGGGCGCACTGGGCACTCAAGCTGAACAAGCGTGGGCAGCTGAAAATGGGCTTGTTTCTGACGTTTGCGCTGGGATTCCTATTCGTCGGCCTGCAGGCGTATGAATATGGCCATGCCTATTCCGATCTCAACCTCAAGCTTACGACCGGTGCCTACGGTGCGACGTTTTACATGCTGACCGGTTTTCACGGCTTCCATGTGACGCTGGGTTCCATCATGCTGCTAGTGATATGGTTTCGTGTCATGGCGGGTCATTTCACGCCCGAGAATCACTTTGGTTTTGAGGGCGTCGCCTGGTACTGGCACTTTGTGGATGTGGTCTGGCTGGGGCTGTTTATCTTTGTATACTGGCTGATATAA
- a CDS encoding DUF2970 domain-containing protein: MQAMKAVSWAFFGVRKHTDHDHDAATLTMGQVIIAGIVGAALFVVGVLLLVKFVTS; the protein is encoded by the coding sequence ATGCAAGCAATGAAAGCCGTATCATGGGCTTTTTTCGGTGTGCGAAAGCATACCGATCATGACCATGATGCCGCAACCCTGACGATGGGACAGGTGATTATTGCGGGAATCGTTGGTGCGGCATTGTTTGTGGTGGGCGTATTATTGCTGGTTAAGTTTGTAACAAGTTAG
- a CDS encoding cytochrome c oxidase assembly protein, with the protein MSVIQSNSLIMKKLLIFTVAMFGFGFALVPFYEKICEVTGINNLLQADTLAENTQVDTTRWVTVQLDANTRGLPWEFKPLQSTVRIHPGELVQVMYEVRNNSNREINGQAIPSYSPQLLAKHLKKLECFCFSKQVLKPNEVRQMPVQFMIEPGLPADYDTVTISYTFFELGNDKTADADSRTDKS; encoded by the coding sequence ATGAGCGTAATCCAATCCAATTCCTTGATCATGAAGAAGCTGCTGATTTTTACAGTGGCCATGTTTGGTTTTGGCTTTGCGCTAGTGCCGTTTTATGAAAAGATTTGCGAAGTTACAGGGATTAATAATTTACTGCAGGCGGATACGCTGGCGGAAAATACGCAAGTAGATACCACTCGGTGGGTAACGGTACAGTTGGACGCGAATACACGCGGGCTACCGTGGGAATTCAAACCGCTGCAATCCACCGTACGCATACATCCTGGTGAATTGGTGCAGGTAATGTACGAAGTCAGAAATAATTCAAATCGCGAAATTAACGGTCAGGCGATACCTAGTTATAGCCCGCAATTGCTGGCTAAACATTTGAAAAAGCTTGAGTGTTTTTGTTTCAGTAAACAGGTGTTAAAGCCGAACGAGGTCAGGCAGATGCCGGTTCAATTCATGATTGAGCCTGGTTTGCCTGCTGATTATGATACCGTGACCATTTCGTATACATTCTTTGAGCTTGGAAACGACAAGACTGCTGATGCAGATAGTCGGACGGATAAGAGTTGA
- the ctaD gene encoding cytochrome c oxidase subunit I: MAAVHDHDIAHAHDHHPSGMMRWLMTTNHKDIGSMYLWFSFMMFLTGGVMALTIRAELFMPGIQIVQPEFFNQLTTMHGLVMVFGAIMPAFVGFANWQIPMMIGAPDMAFARMNNWSFWLLPPAALLLITSFFVPGGAAAGGWTIYPPLSVQMGMGMDMAIFALHIMGASSIMGSINIITTILNMRAPGMTLMKMPLFVWTWLITAYLLVMVMPVLAGAVTMLLTDRNFGTNFFNAAGGGDPVMFQHIFWFFGHPEVYIMILPAFGIVSEIIPTFARKPLFGYSSMVYATASIAILSCIVWAHHMFTAGMPVTGQLFFMYATMLIAIPTGVKVFNWTATMWRGAMTFETPMLFAIGFIFLFTIGGFSGVICAIVPIDIQVQDTYYVIAHFHYVLVSGALFSIFGGAYYWMPKWTGHMYDETLGKWHFWLSMFFFNLTFFVQHFLGLAGMPRRIPDYALQFADFNMISSIGAFGFGFSQLLFLYVLLKCIRGGEKAPAKPWEGATTLEWTLPSPAPYHSFETPPVVR; this comes from the coding sequence ATGGCAGCAGTACACGATCACGACATTGCACACGCGCACGACCATCACCCCAGCGGCATGATGCGCTGGCTGATGACCACCAACCACAAAGATATTGGTTCGATGTATCTCTGGTTCAGCTTCATGATGTTCCTTACGGGGGGTGTGATGGCGCTGACTATCCGGGCCGAGCTGTTCATGCCTGGCATCCAGATCGTCCAGCCGGAGTTCTTTAATCAGTTGACCACCATGCATGGCCTGGTGATGGTGTTCGGTGCCATCATGCCGGCGTTTGTCGGTTTTGCCAACTGGCAGATACCGATGATGATCGGCGCGCCGGACATGGCATTCGCCCGCATGAACAACTGGAGCTTCTGGCTACTGCCCCCGGCGGCACTACTGCTGATCACCTCGTTTTTTGTACCGGGTGGCGCGGCGGCGGGCGGCTGGACGATTTATCCGCCGCTGTCGGTGCAAATGGGCATGGGTATGGACATGGCAATCTTTGCCCTTCATATCATGGGTGCTTCTTCCATCATGGGATCAATCAACATTATCACCACCATTCTTAATATGCGCGCGCCGGGCATGACGCTGATGAAGATGCCATTGTTCGTCTGGACCTGGCTTATCACGGCGTATCTGCTGGTCATGGTGATGCCGGTGCTGGCGGGAGCCGTTACCATGTTGTTGACCGACCGCAACTTTGGCACCAATTTCTTTAACGCGGCGGGTGGGGGCGACCCGGTGATGTTCCAGCATATTTTCTGGTTCTTCGGGCACCCGGAAGTCTACATCATGATTTTGCCGGCATTCGGTATCGTTTCGGAAATCATCCCGACGTTTGCGCGCAAACCGTTGTTCGGCTATTCCTCGATGGTTTATGCGACCGCCTCGATTGCCATCCTGTCCTGCATCGTCTGGGCGCATCACATGTTCACTGCCGGCATGCCGGTAACCGGGCAGCTGTTTTTCATGTACGCAACCATGCTGATCGCGATACCGACCGGCGTGAAAGTCTTCAACTGGACCGCTACCATGTGGCGCGGTGCCATGACCTTCGAAACGCCCATGCTGTTTGCTATCGGCTTCATCTTCCTGTTTACCATCGGTGGTTTCAGCGGTGTTATTTGTGCGATCGTGCCGATAGATATTCAGGTACAGGATACCTACTATGTAATTGCGCACTTCCATTATGTGCTGGTATCGGGTGCGCTGTTTTCCATATTTGGTGGAGCCTATTATTGGATGCCGAAGTGGACCGGGCACATGTATGACGAGACGCTGGGCAAATGGCATTTCTGGCTGTCGATGTTCTTTTTCAACCTCACCTTCTTCGTACAGCACTTCCTGGGACTGGCGGGCATGCCACGCCGTATTCCCGACTATGCCCTGCAGTTCGCCGATTTCAACATGATTTCCAGCATCGGCGCCTTTGGGTTTGGTTTTAGCCAGCTGTTGTTCCTCTATGTGTTGCTGAAGTGCATCCGTGGCGGAGAAAAAGCGCCGGCGAAGCCTTGGGAAGGCGCGACGACGCTGGAGTGGACGCTGCCGTCGCCAGCACCTTATCATAGCTTCGAGACGCCCCCGGTCGTCAGATAA
- the coxB gene encoding cytochrome c oxidase subunit II, whose product MSSKVTAALAGVLTLAMYSGLGMAAADPYQLNLPEPQTIIARQIYDQHTLALWICLVIFIGVFGTMFYSVLKHRKDAGYKAANFHHSTTVEIIWTIIPFFILIGMAYPATKTIIAMKDTSSPDITIKTTGYQWKWGYDYITGEGEGISFLSALATSKAQIENKESKGENYLLEVDNPLVVPTGKKIRILLTANDVIHAWWVPALGAKQDAIPGFIRDTWFTVDKPGTYRGQCAELCGKEHGFMPIVVEALEPEKYAQWVAEQKKKTAVAAVDANKTFTLDELKAEGEKVYAGNCAACHQANGKGVPGAFAALDGSKIATGPKAEHINIVMNGKTGTAMAAFQHLSDVQIAAVVTYERNAWGNTTGDVVQPSEINELRK is encoded by the coding sequence ATGAGTAGTAAAGTAACAGCAGCGCTGGCAGGAGTTCTGACGCTCGCCATGTATTCCGGATTGGGAATGGCGGCGGCGGATCCTTACCAGTTGAACTTGCCCGAGCCGCAGACGATTATCGCCAGACAGATCTATGATCAGCATACGCTGGCCTTATGGATATGCCTGGTTATTTTTATCGGCGTATTTGGCACCATGTTTTATTCGGTGCTCAAGCACCGCAAGGATGCGGGTTACAAAGCTGCGAATTTCCATCACAGCACCACGGTGGAGATCATCTGGACCATCATCCCGTTCTTCATTCTGATTGGCATGGCCTATCCGGCCACCAAGACCATCATCGCCATGAAAGATACCTCCAGCCCGGACATCACCATCAAGACGACGGGCTACCAGTGGAAATGGGGCTATGACTACATTACAGGCGAGGGGGAAGGCATCAGTTTCCTGAGTGCGCTGGCTACCTCCAAGGCGCAAATCGAGAACAAGGAAAGCAAAGGCGAGAATTATCTGCTGGAAGTGGACAACCCGCTGGTGGTGCCCACAGGCAAGAAAATACGGATACTGCTTACCGCCAACGACGTGATCCATGCCTGGTGGGTTCCGGCATTAGGGGCCAAGCAGGACGCCATTCCCGGATTCATCCGCGACACCTGGTTCACGGTAGACAAGCCTGGCACCTATCGGGGGCAGTGCGCCGAGCTCTGTGGCAAGGAACACGGCTTCATGCCGATCGTGGTGGAAGCGCTGGAGCCGGAGAAATACGCCCAGTGGGTGGCTGAGCAGAAAAAGAAAACCGCGGTGGCGGCTGTTGACGCCAACAAGACCTTCACGCTGGATGAGCTGAAAGCCGAAGGCGAGAAAGTCTATGCGGGCAACTGTGCCGCTTGCCATCAGGCCAATGGCAAGGGTGTTCCGGGGGCGTTTGCCGCACTGGATGGATCGAAGATTGCCACGGGTCCCAAGGCCGAGCATATCAACATAGTAATGAATGGAAAAACCGGCACAGCAATGGCAGCTTTCCAGCATCTGTCGGATGTACAAATCGCGGCGGTGGTCACCTACGAGCGCAATGCCTGGGGCAATACGACAGGCGACGTGGTGCAGCCATCGGAAATCAACGAACTCAGAAAATAG
- a CDS encoding peroxiredoxin family protein yields the protein MAETVNIISASAAPELQTSGWLNTTRPPTLASLRGKVVVLHTFQIFCPGCVQVGIPQAQRISQEFDSNRVAVIGLHTVFEHHAVMGRDALEVFVHEYRLRFPIGIDKYDGELDGEPKGVPLTMRAYQMQGTPTLILIDKSGRIRLHKFGHVSDLSVGFSIGALLSEEIEVDESAASPAATGTDSGNTVCDENGCSV from the coding sequence ATGGCAGAAACCGTGAACATCATCAGCGCAAGCGCAGCACCGGAGCTACAGACTTCGGGATGGCTCAACACCACGCGGCCGCCTACACTGGCGTCACTGCGCGGCAAAGTAGTCGTTCTTCACACCTTTCAAATTTTCTGTCCGGGTTGCGTACAGGTCGGTATTCCGCAAGCCCAGAGGATATCTCAGGAGTTTGATTCCAACCGGGTTGCGGTGATCGGGCTTCATACCGTCTTTGAACATCACGCTGTAATGGGCCGTGATGCACTTGAAGTATTCGTGCACGAGTATCGATTGCGCTTTCCTATTGGAATCGATAAATATGATGGAGAGTTGGATGGAGAGCCGAAAGGCGTGCCGCTCACAATGCGCGCATACCAGATGCAGGGAACGCCGACCCTTATTCTGATCGACAAATCCGGGCGTATTCGCCTGCATAAATTTGGGCATGTGAGCGATCTCTCGGTGGGATTCTCGATCGGCGCATTACTCTCTGAAGAGATCGAAGTCGATGAGTCCGCGGCCAGTCCCGCGGCGACCGGGACGGACAGCGGAAATACTGTTTGTGACGAGAATGGATGCAGCGTATGA
- a CDS encoding DUF6781 family protein: MQKKTGGRTAHDATADISALEAEVRGAIAKGDNVQQVVRDLTVKALSTQNRDLESLRRIMTAVMQGVHDGAQQKLQHTSAHTQTALTPIRDAVAGLDAALAQFAEASKLALEEAAGRAHKFSSEELTRVRGELESVENLFLETVQASASTAQKVVSETLHDLVAHAKHNGTAVGSQLKDTLAAFNHEITSAGQTRLEAGLQLTHAITDLMRQVAAGLLTGIAERVKPDDKAKKPG, encoded by the coding sequence ATGCAGAAGAAAACTGGAGGCAGAACCGCTCATGACGCAACGGCCGACATATCGGCGCTTGAGGCTGAGGTTCGTGGTGCTATTGCAAAGGGCGATAATGTTCAGCAGGTGGTCCGGGACCTGACAGTCAAAGCACTCAGCACGCAAAACCGGGATCTCGAATCCCTGCGGCGCATCATGACAGCGGTGATGCAAGGCGTGCATGATGGCGCGCAGCAAAAACTGCAACACACCTCAGCCCACACGCAAACGGCGTTGACACCCATCCGCGATGCGGTTGCCGGACTGGATGCCGCGCTGGCACAGTTTGCCGAAGCGTCGAAGCTGGCTTTGGAGGAAGCCGCAGGCCGCGCGCACAAATTTTCCAGTGAAGAACTCACCCGAGTGCGCGGCGAACTGGAAAGCGTGGAAAATCTTTTCCTTGAAACCGTGCAGGCATCGGCTTCCACCGCCCAGAAAGTCGTGTCGGAAACCTTGCACGATTTGGTCGCGCACGCAAAACACAATGGAACCGCTGTCGGTTCTCAGTTGAAGGACACGCTTGCGGCGTTTAATCACGAGATAACCTCGGCCGGTCAAACCCGGCTTGAAGCCGGCCTGCAGTTGACCCACGCCATCACCGATCTCATGCGCCAGGTGGCTGCTGGCTTACTCACCGGCATCGCAGAGCGGGTTAAGCCAGACGATAAGGCCAAGAAGCCGGGCTAG
- the serS gene encoding serine--tRNA ligase has product MLDIQLLRTDLENVVRLLAKRGHTFPVTEFNSLEAERKTLQTRTQELQARRNAVSRQIGNAKGRGEDVTAILAEVENLGDDLKQAETRLEQTQTALQHILLQIPNLSHTSVPEGTSEADNREVRRWGTPRAFEFAVSDHVSIGENLGLLDFPTAVKLSGARFSLMTGGLARLHRALAQFMLDTHTQEHGYTEAYVPYLVNAESLQGTGQLPKFKEDLFEIPRRRVNPAESHPQSESDQSRSLANPQYRLDDDNLYLIPTAEVPLSNIVRDKIVACESLPIKLTAHTPCFRSEAGSYGRDTRGMIRQHQFDKVELVQLVHPQQSYEALEELTGHAEKILQKLELPYRVMVLCTADMGFAAAKTYDIEVWLPAQNAYREISSCSNCEAFQARRMQARFRNEKGKPELLHTLNGSGLAVGRTLVAILENFQNADGSLSIPKVLQSYMGGLDRLARKPEK; this is encoded by the coding sequence ATGTTAGATATTCAGCTATTACGTACCGATCTGGAAAATGTCGTCAGGCTTCTTGCCAAACGTGGCCATACTTTTCCGGTTACGGAATTCAACTCGCTGGAAGCGGAACGCAAAACGCTTCAGACTCGCACTCAGGAACTGCAAGCGCGGCGTAACGCCGTCTCCAGACAGATTGGCAATGCCAAAGGCAGAGGCGAGGATGTTACCGCTATCCTGGCGGAGGTGGAAAATCTTGGCGATGACCTTAAGCAGGCCGAAACGCGCCTTGAACAAACCCAAACCGCGTTGCAGCATATATTGCTCCAGATTCCCAACCTTTCGCATACCAGTGTACCGGAAGGCACAAGCGAAGCCGATAATCGAGAAGTACGCCGTTGGGGAACGCCACGCGCGTTCGAGTTTGCGGTGAGTGATCATGTGAGCATTGGTGAGAACCTCGGTTTGCTCGATTTTCCTACCGCTGTAAAACTAAGCGGCGCACGCTTCAGCCTGATGACAGGCGGACTGGCGCGGCTTCATCGCGCGCTCGCGCAGTTTATGCTGGATACGCACACGCAGGAGCATGGTTACACCGAGGCCTACGTGCCGTACCTGGTCAATGCGGAGAGCTTGCAGGGCACCGGGCAGCTGCCAAAATTCAAGGAGGATTTATTCGAGATTCCTCGACGGAGAGTTAATCCGGCTGAATCTCATCCACAAAGTGAGAGCGATCAAAGCCGATCACTGGCGAACCCGCAATATCGGCTGGACGATGATAATTTGTATTTGATTCCCACTGCGGAGGTTCCGCTCAGTAACATTGTGCGTGATAAGATTGTTGCATGCGAATCCCTTCCCATTAAGCTCACCGCGCATACGCCATGCTTCCGCTCCGAAGCGGGCAGCTATGGCAGAGACACGCGCGGTATGATCCGCCAGCATCAGTTCGACAAGGTGGAGTTGGTCCAACTTGTCCATCCGCAACAGTCTTATGAAGCGCTGGAGGAGCTTACCGGTCATGCTGAAAAGATTCTCCAAAAACTGGAGCTGCCTTATCGTGTAATGGTGCTATGTACCGCCGACATGGGTTTTGCAGCTGCCAAGACTTACGATATTGAAGTATGGCTGCCTGCGCAAAATGCCTATCGTGAAATTTCCTCATGCAGTAATTGTGAAGCATTTCAGGCACGGCGCATGCAGGCACGCTTTCGCAATGAGAAAGGTAAGCCGGAACTATTGCATACCCTCAATGGCTCAGGGCTGGCGGTGGGACGAACGCTGGTGGCGATTCTTGAAAACTTTCAGAATGCCGATGGCAGCTTGTCGATTCCCAAGGTCCTGCAATCTTACATGGGCGGCCTCGACCGGCTCGCGCGCAAGCCGGAAAAGTAA
- a CDS encoding replication-associated recombination protein A: MIDLFEKREPAAPLAERLRPQELREVVGQSHLLGAGRPLRLAFESGKPHSMILWGPPGTGKTTLARLMAQAFDAEFIALSAVLSGVKDIREAIERAQAVLQQSGRHTILFVDEVHRFNKSQQDAFLPYVEQGLVTFIGATTENPSFEVNSALLSRAQVYVLTALSEDELIILFERAIDLALPELSFTDDARRLLTGYADGDARRLLNFLEQIKTAAAIGGVTEIAADYVANALFRGAHRFDKGGDEFYDQISALHKSLRGSNPDAALYWMCRMLDGGADPLYIGRRLIRAAVEDIGLADPRALRVALDATETYERLGSPEGELSLAQATLYLACAPKSNAAYLAYNKARSFIGSNPSHRVPEHLRNAPTKLMKELGYGQEYRYAHDDPEAYAAGENYFPEGMPEVKFYQPTVRGLEGKISEKLAYLRELDRQAKKMP, translated from the coding sequence GTGATTGATTTGTTCGAAAAGCGAGAGCCTGCAGCACCTCTTGCAGAACGATTGCGTCCTCAGGAACTGAGAGAGGTTGTGGGGCAATCGCACTTGCTTGGGGCGGGGAGGCCATTGCGGCTTGCGTTTGAATCCGGGAAGCCTCACTCAATGATATTGTGGGGACCGCCCGGCACCGGCAAAACAACGTTGGCGAGACTGATGGCGCAGGCGTTTGACGCCGAATTCATTGCGCTGTCGGCGGTATTGTCGGGCGTCAAGGATATCCGTGAAGCGATAGAACGAGCGCAAGCCGTATTGCAGCAATCGGGTCGCCACACTATTCTGTTCGTGGATGAGGTGCATCGCTTCAACAAGTCACAGCAGGATGCGTTTCTGCCGTATGTCGAACAGGGTTTAGTGACATTCATCGGTGCCACCACCGAGAATCCCTCGTTTGAGGTCAACAGTGCGCTATTGTCGCGCGCACAGGTTTATGTGCTCACAGCGTTATCGGAAGACGAGCTCATTATCCTGTTTGAACGAGCGATAGATCTGGCATTGCCGGAATTGAGTTTTACCGATGACGCCAGACGCTTGTTGACTGGATATGCGGATGGCGACGCGCGGCGCTTACTCAATTTTCTGGAACAAATAAAAACCGCGGCAGCCATTGGTGGAGTTACCGAAATAGCGGCAGATTATGTCGCTAATGCACTCTTTCGCGGTGCGCACCGTTTTGATAAAGGCGGTGATGAATTCTATGATCAGATTTCGGCGTTGCATAAATCGCTACGCGGTTCCAACCCGGATGCCGCGCTATACTGGATGTGTCGCATGCTGGACGGAGGCGCCGATCCGCTTTATATCGGGCGGCGATTGATTCGCGCGGCGGTGGAGGACATAGGTTTGGCCGATCCGCGCGCATTGCGGGTTGCCCTGGATGCCACCGAGACATACGAACGGCTGGGGAGTCCGGAGGGAGAGTTATCCTTGGCACAAGCAACACTGTATCTGGCTTGCGCGCCGAAGAGCAACGCCGCCTACCTTGCGTATAATAAAGCCCGGTCTTTCATTGGCAGCAACCCGTCACATCGCGTACCCGAGCATTTGCGTAATGCGCCCACCAAGCTGATGAAGGAATTAGGCTATGGACAGGAGTATCGCTATGCTCATGACGATCCGGAAGCCTACGCCGCTGGGGAGAATTATTTTCCGGAAGGTATGCCAGAGGTTAAATTTTACCAACCGACCGTGCGTGGGCTGGAAGGGAAAATTTCGGAAAAGTTGGCGTATTTGCGCGAATTAGACAGGCAGGCGAAGAAAATGCCGTAA
- the lolA gene encoding outer membrane lipoprotein chaperone LolA, whose protein sequence is MTLDRGVLSALIKAEAGKIAAATSIKSDKFHDGRGERMRRVKLWLLRLALIQPACSLLSRNIMNFLERSYFLLLLSLFASIAEAGAISSLKTFVQDTRTVRAVFVQTVLDKNTRVVQRGGGTMQFERPGKFRWVYEKPYEQLIVGDGARIWFYDRDLDQVTVRKLDLAIGTSPAALLAGSSNIEANFDLVEIGLQGDTEWLEAKPKAKEGTFEWVRLGFSPAGELKAMELHDNFGQTTVLTFSRVEQNPKLSAELFKFSPPEGADVISD, encoded by the coding sequence ATGACATTGGATCGCGGCGTTTTATCCGCCCTGATAAAGGCAGAAGCCGGTAAAATCGCGGCTGCAACCTCGATCAAGTCGGATAAGTTCCACGATGGGCGCGGTGAACGCATGCGCAGAGTAAAATTGTGGCTTCTGAGACTCGCATTGATCCAACCCGCTTGTTCACTGCTATCGAGAAACATTATGAATTTTCTAGAACGATCCTATTTCTTGTTGCTGCTTTCCTTGTTCGCTTCCATTGCGGAGGCTGGAGCGATTAGCAGCCTCAAAACTTTCGTCCAGGATACGCGTACTGTTCGCGCGGTGTTTGTCCAGACGGTGCTGGACAAAAATACGCGTGTGGTACAAAGAGGGGGCGGTACCATGCAATTCGAGCGTCCCGGAAAATTTCGATGGGTATACGAAAAGCCATACGAACAATTGATTGTCGGCGACGGCGCCCGGATATGGTTTTACGATCGCGATCTTGATCAGGTGACGGTACGCAAGCTGGATCTTGCCATCGGCACCAGCCCTGCTGCGCTACTCGCGGGCAGCAGCAATATCGAGGCCAATTTTGATCTGGTTGAAATTGGGTTACAGGGGGATACGGAATGGCTTGAAGCAAAGCCCAAAGCCAAGGAAGGCACTTTTGAATGGGTGCGCTTGGGATTTTCCCCGGCAGGCGAATTGAAAGCGATGGAGCTGCACGATAACTTTGGTCAGACTACGGTACTCACATTTTCCCGGGTGGAACAAAACCCCAAGCTTTCGGCAGAGTTGTTCAAGTTCAGTCCCCCCGAAGGAGCGGACGTAATCAGTGATTGA